One stretch of Natronobacterium gregoryi SP2 DNA includes these proteins:
- a CDS encoding HVO_0234 family beta-propeller protein, giving the protein MLSIEEKRVYGDRDEVTEAYVSSPMGVVRVRIAGDTVGEFSLCNRCDARDVAAADGRVAVATDEDVGVLASAEKSDGLAFVETGFGSAVAVGYDDEDRLVAAGPDGRIARLEASGNWTVLESKGKDEDRTGTIEEVRAIDGDFVGTDDGVYRVHGDDDLEHAGLSDVRDVAAVGVPLAATDDGLYKLGNGWMELSEGRFDVVAADPRSNPGSLSRAHAVSSDGSVYEYADGEWHEDETRSAGADRIVAVGYGEQVYAVTETGTVEVAGDGEWRGRSIGVRNVTGLAVPR; this is encoded by the coding sequence ATGCTCTCGATCGAGGAGAAACGCGTCTACGGCGACCGCGACGAGGTGACAGAAGCCTACGTCTCGAGTCCGATGGGGGTCGTCCGGGTCCGGATCGCCGGCGACACCGTCGGCGAGTTCTCGCTCTGTAACCGGTGTGATGCCCGTGACGTGGCCGCCGCCGACGGCCGCGTGGCGGTCGCGACCGACGAAGACGTCGGCGTACTCGCGTCCGCGGAGAAAAGCGACGGCCTCGCGTTCGTCGAGACCGGGTTCGGCTCTGCGGTCGCCGTCGGCTACGACGACGAAGACCGACTCGTCGCGGCCGGCCCCGACGGACGAATCGCTCGGCTCGAAGCCAGCGGAAACTGGACCGTCCTCGAGTCGAAAGGCAAGGACGAGGACCGAACGGGGACGATCGAGGAGGTGCGAGCGATCGACGGCGACTTCGTCGGCACCGACGATGGCGTCTACCGCGTCCACGGCGACGACGACCTCGAGCATGCCGGACTCTCCGATGTTCGCGACGTCGCCGCGGTCGGCGTCCCGCTGGCAGCAACTGACGACGGCCTCTACAAACTCGGGAACGGCTGGATGGAACTCTCCGAGGGCAGGTTCGACGTCGTCGCGGCCGACCCGCGGTCGAACCCTGGCTCGCTCTCTCGTGCCCACGCCGTCTCGAGCGACGGCAGCGTGTACGAGTACGCCGACGGCGAGTGGCACGAAGACGAGACGCGATCGGCCGGGGCCGACCGGATCGTCGCCGTCGGCTACGGCGAGCAGGTCTATGCCGTGACGGAGACGGGAACCGTCGAAGTCGCGGGTGACGGCGAGTGGCGTGGTCGGTCGATCGGCGTTCGAAACGTCACTGGACTGGCAGTGCCCCGATAG
- the glmM gene encoding phosphoglucosamine mutase, whose amino-acid sequence MEVFGSSGTRGVANDELTPAFVLRVAKAAGTAWGVDRVAIARDTRYTGRMLADAAASGLASTGTDVDRLGVVPTPGAQFYAEREAIPVIVVTASHNPPQYNGIKLVGSDGVELAVSDLERIEEALLAEAYTVAPWDGTGRVREVEGVTDDYVDALLEAVDRETIADAELTVALDPGHGAGSLTSPGFFRELGCRVVTVNSQPDGHFPGRDPEPVPENLAELGRLVRATDADVGIAHDGDADRAIFFDENGEYVEGDATLAALAAAELEAGDTTVSAVNVSQRLVDVVDDVGAELELTPIGSTNIITRIEELEAKDSRVPIAGEGNGGIFFPGYRLSRDGAFTAARFLELVAERPVSEIVAPYGGYANVRRNIEYESTAERDAMLDAAANHAHAADADLNTRDGYRLDYGDAWVLARPSGTEPLVRIYAEARDAGRANDLAEGMYKTLLEAKADA is encoded by the coding sequence ATGGAAGTGTTCGGATCCAGTGGGACACGCGGCGTCGCCAACGACGAACTGACGCCCGCGTTCGTCCTGCGCGTCGCGAAAGCGGCGGGGACGGCCTGGGGGGTCGATCGGGTTGCCATCGCGCGTGACACGCGCTACACCGGCCGAATGCTCGCCGACGCGGCCGCGAGCGGGCTGGCGAGTACGGGAACCGATGTCGACCGCCTCGGAGTCGTCCCCACCCCGGGGGCACAGTTCTACGCCGAACGCGAAGCGATTCCAGTAATCGTCGTCACGGCCTCGCACAATCCGCCACAGTACAACGGGATCAAACTCGTCGGCAGCGACGGCGTCGAACTCGCCGTCTCCGACTTAGAGCGAATCGAAGAGGCGCTGCTCGCGGAGGCCTACACCGTCGCACCGTGGGACGGGACGGGACGCGTCCGTGAGGTCGAGGGCGTCACCGACGACTACGTCGACGCCCTGCTCGAGGCAGTCGACCGGGAGACGATCGCCGACGCCGAGTTGACGGTCGCACTCGATCCCGGCCACGGCGCGGGCTCGCTTACCAGTCCCGGCTTCTTCCGGGAACTGGGCTGTCGCGTCGTCACGGTCAACAGCCAGCCCGACGGTCACTTCCCCGGCCGAGACCCCGAGCCAGTTCCCGAGAACCTCGCGGAACTGGGACGACTCGTCCGAGCGACCGACGCCGACGTCGGCATCGCCCACGACGGCGACGCCGACCGCGCGATCTTCTTCGACGAGAACGGCGAGTACGTCGAGGGCGACGCCACACTCGCCGCCCTTGCGGCCGCAGAACTCGAGGCCGGCGACACAACCGTCTCGGCGGTCAACGTCTCCCAGCGGCTCGTCGACGTCGTCGACGACGTTGGCGCGGAACTCGAGTTGACGCCGATCGGCTCGACGAACATCATCACCCGAATCGAGGAACTCGAGGCGAAAGACAGCCGCGTTCCAATCGCAGGTGAGGGCAACGGCGGGATCTTCTTCCCCGGCTATCGGCTCTCGCGGGACGGTGCGTTTACGGCTGCACGGTTTCTCGAACTCGTCGCCGAGCGACCGGTCAGCGAGATCGTCGCGCCCTACGGCGGCTACGCCAACGTTCGGCGCAACATCGAGTACGAGTCGACCGCCGAACGCGACGCGATGCTCGATGCGGCGGCCAACCACGCGCACGCTGCCGACGCCGACCTAAACACGCGAGACGGCTACCGACTCGACTACGGCGACGCGTGGGTGCTCGCCCGCCCCTCGGGGACGGAGCCGCTCGTCCGAATCTACGCCGAGGCCCGCGACGCCGGCCGTGCGAACGACCTTGCCGAAGGGATGTACAAAACCCTGCTCGAGGCGAAAGCCGACGCTTAA
- a CDS encoding universal stress protein, which yields MNRQLLVPMDDSETARRALEHALAIFADDEITVVHVVGDLEAAYGGGPVVPESGDTEPAFFDDVREIASRHDRNVEIVTVEGTAPEAILEYAREENVDAIVMGSEGRSGVSRMLLGSVAEAVTRRSSVPVTIVPRS from the coding sequence ATGAATCGACAACTGCTCGTCCCGATGGACGACTCCGAGACGGCCCGCCGCGCGCTCGAGCACGCACTCGCGATCTTTGCCGACGACGAGATCACGGTCGTTCACGTGGTCGGAGATCTGGAAGCCGCTTACGGCGGCGGTCCGGTGGTGCCCGAAAGCGGCGATACCGAGCCAGCATTCTTCGACGACGTACGGGAGATTGCGTCCCGGCACGACCGGAACGTCGAGATCGTAACCGTCGAGGGGACGGCACCCGAAGCGATTCTCGAGTACGCCCGCGAGGAGAACGTCGACGCCATCGTCATGGGCAGCGAAGGCCGGTCCGGCGTCTCGCGGATGTTGTTGGGAAGTGTCGCCGAGGCAGTGACTCGGCGGTCGTCCGTTCCGGTGACGATCGTTCCCCGCAGTTGA
- a CDS encoding DUF7118 family protein, with protein MSERAHSSDTPVPDDGPSPLETLEAARNRYEQAQRRIEEEGGEAVEDAADAYRSATDLLESYVDRATGTGRENFRAYVELEGKFATLVENLSDDLEGREAFEDALDAIDKRRLSESDFEKAHAALEPAAQYDELLEEREDARAQLAEARKAAARRLRKIDDELAERERLLELANADLDAPVERLRKPIEAYNEAIREAVIEYRREVSAREVFALLERSQWYPFVGYERPPADLREYVETSSDGEYTIPELLEYADYSRSKLDHYVEDADVLKRRVATQRTFLDNVDAEPLTLEWPPGPAGELRQRIREYRPFVERVGSDETVERLRDVRMLTYDDAYDRLQTAAQAVAQLTPEERERLTDGRVADELEALREERDRLEEALEVDDPV; from the coding sequence ATGAGCGAACGAGCCCACAGCAGCGACACACCCGTTCCCGACGACGGGCCCTCCCCGCTCGAGACCCTCGAGGCTGCACGCAATCGCTACGAGCAGGCACAACGCCGAATCGAGGAGGAAGGCGGTGAGGCGGTCGAAGACGCCGCCGACGCCTACCGATCGGCGACCGACCTACTCGAGTCGTACGTCGACCGGGCGACCGGCACTGGACGCGAGAACTTCAGGGCCTACGTCGAACTCGAGGGGAAGTTCGCCACTCTCGTCGAGAACCTGTCCGACGACCTCGAGGGGCGCGAGGCGTTCGAGGACGCACTCGATGCGATCGACAAGCGCCGTCTCAGTGAGTCCGATTTCGAGAAGGCCCACGCTGCTCTCGAGCCGGCCGCACAGTACGACGAACTGCTCGAGGAGCGCGAGGACGCCCGCGCACAGTTAGCCGAGGCGAGAAAAGCAGCGGCACGCCGTCTCCGGAAGATCGACGACGAACTCGCGGAACGCGAACGACTGCTCGAACTCGCGAACGCGGACCTGGACGCGCCGGTCGAACGGCTGCGGAAGCCGATCGAAGCCTACAACGAGGCGATTCGCGAGGCCGTCATCGAGTACCGACGCGAGGTCTCGGCCCGCGAGGTCTTTGCGCTGCTCGAGCGCAGCCAGTGGTATCCGTTCGTCGGGTACGAACGGCCACCGGCGGACCTCCGGGAGTACGTCGAGACCAGTTCCGACGGGGAGTACACGATCCCCGAACTACTCGAGTACGCCGACTACTCCAGGTCGAAACTCGATCACTACGTCGAGGACGCCGACGTGCTCAAGCGGCGGGTCGCGACCCAGCGGACGTTTCTAGACAACGTGGATGCCGAGCCGCTGACGCTCGAGTGGCCGCCCGGTCCCGCGGGCGAACTCCGCCAGCGAATCCGCGAGTACCGACCGTTCGTCGAACGGGTCGGCAGCGACGAGACGGTCGAACGGCTGCGGGACGTCCGGATGCTGACCTACGACGACGCGTACGACCGGCTCCAGACCGCAGCACAGGCTGTCGCACAGCTCACCCCCGAAGAACGCGAGCGACTGACCGACGGTCGGGTTGCGGACGAACTCGAGGCCCTCCGGGAAGAGCGGGATCGACTCGAGGAAGCACTCGAGGTCGACGACCCGGTGTAG
- the hisI gene encoding phosphoribosyl-AMP cyclohydrolase, translated as MDDGIAVDFGEDGLVPAVAQDAETGEVLMLAYVSPEALERTRETGRAHYYSRSRDELWEKGATSGHVQSVEEIRIDCDADTLLYLVDQEGGACHTGHESCFYRTIEGEDVGEQVFDPDAVYE; from the coding sequence ATGGACGACGGCATTGCGGTCGACTTCGGCGAGGACGGACTCGTCCCCGCCGTCGCACAGGACGCCGAGACGGGCGAGGTGCTCATGCTCGCCTACGTCTCCCCCGAGGCCTTAGAGCGAACCCGCGAGACCGGTCGTGCCCACTACTACTCCCGAAGCCGGGACGAACTCTGGGAGAAAGGCGCAACGAGCGGCCACGTGCAGTCGGTCGAAGAGATCCGTATCGACTGCGACGCCGACACCCTCCTCTATCTCGTCGACCAGGAAGGCGGCGCGTGTCACACCGGCCACGAGTCGTGTTTCTACCGGACGATCGAGGGCGAGGACGTCGGCGAACAGGTGTTCGACCCGGACGCAGTGTACGAATGA
- a CDS encoding GNAT family N-acetyltransferase: MEIRHIEDRDDVRGVVRAHGLAWREAYDEILPDEVLESQPIDPTGTDVERWVDALAETEAGVLIAVEGGAVRGFVDLRWGDAETKAFVGDDDAELKAIYVHPDCWGEGIGTALLERGLEVVPDLIEVVRLEVFVANDDARKFYEKRGFEHTDTGEIEIGDGSYGTAIYTLVL, encoded by the coding sequence ATGGAAATCCGACACATCGAGGACCGAGACGACGTCCGCGGAGTCGTCAGAGCTCACGGACTGGCGTGGCGCGAAGCCTACGACGAGATTCTCCCCGACGAGGTCCTCGAGTCCCAGCCCATCGATCCGACCGGCACGGACGTCGAGCGGTGGGTCGACGCCCTCGCGGAAACCGAGGCGGGCGTCCTGATCGCGGTCGAAGGCGGGGCGGTTCGCGGGTTCGTCGACCTCCGGTGGGGAGACGCGGAGACGAAGGCGTTCGTCGGCGACGACGACGCCGAACTGAAGGCGATCTACGTCCACCCCGACTGCTGGGGCGAGGGCATCGGCACCGCCTTGCTCGAGCGCGGACTCGAGGTGGTTCCCGACTTGATCGAGGTCGTCCGGCTCGAGGTGTTCGTGGCGAACGACGACGCCCGGAAGTTCTACGAGAAACGGGGGTTCGAGCACACGGATACCGGCGAGATCGAGATCGGTGACGGCTCCTACGGGACGGCGATCTACACGCTGGTTCTGTAA
- the serA gene encoding phosphoglycerate dehydrogenase — protein sequence MKVLVTDPIADAGLDVLRDAGHEVETGYELEGEDLLEAVSDAHGLIVRSGTDVTATVLEAADELAIVGRAGIGVDNIDIDAATDEGVIVANAPEGNVRAAAEHTVAMTFATARSIPQAHVRLKDGEWAKSDYLGAELNGKTLGIVGLGRVGQEVAKKLDSLGMDVVAFDPYISEDRAARLGAELVEFEACLERADFLTIHTPLTPETEGMIGEEELDLLEGGHLVNVGRGGIVQEGALAAKVEDGTLAGAALDVFAEEPLPENSPLLEYDGVVVTPHLGASTEAAQENVATSTAEQVNAALESEPVTNALNAPSIDESAFPRVEPYIEIAETAGKVAAQLLDGRIEAVEITYEGEIAEEDVEFVTASALKGVFEPLEWQVNAVNAPQIADDRGVDVTESKTRQAEDFQSLISVEVSNGDEQIAVDGTLFAGDDPRIVRIDDYRVDAIPHGKMVVTRNADAPGVIGLIGSVMGEHDVNIAGMFNAREAHGGEALTVYNVDSQVPDEAKAELNADERIIDVDYITLNGQ from the coding sequence ATGAAAGTGCTTGTCACGGACCCCATCGCCGACGCGGGTCTGGACGTACTACGAGACGCCGGCCACGAGGTCGAAACGGGCTACGAACTCGAGGGCGAGGACCTCCTCGAAGCAGTCTCCGACGCCCACGGGCTGATCGTCCGTTCCGGAACGGACGTCACTGCAACCGTCCTCGAGGCAGCCGACGAGTTGGCTATCGTCGGCCGCGCGGGGATCGGCGTCGACAACATCGACATCGACGCTGCGACCGACGAAGGCGTCATCGTCGCCAACGCGCCGGAGGGAAACGTCCGCGCCGCAGCCGAACACACCGTCGCGATGACGTTCGCGACCGCACGGTCGATTCCGCAGGCCCACGTCCGCTTGAAAGACGGCGAGTGGGCAAAAAGCGACTATCTGGGTGCGGAACTGAACGGGAAGACACTCGGCATCGTCGGCCTCGGCCGTGTCGGTCAGGAAGTCGCCAAGAAACTCGACTCGCTCGGGATGGACGTCGTCGCTTTCGACCCCTACATCTCCGAGGACCGTGCGGCGCGTCTCGGTGCCGAACTCGTCGAGTTCGAGGCCTGCCTCGAGCGTGCCGACTTCCTGACGATCCACACGCCGCTGACCCCCGAGACTGAGGGGATGATCGGCGAGGAGGAACTCGACCTGCTCGAGGGAGGTCACCTCGTCAACGTCGGCCGTGGCGGCATCGTCCAGGAGGGCGCGCTCGCGGCGAAAGTCGAGGACGGAACCCTCGCTGGCGCGGCGCTCGACGTGTTCGCCGAAGAGCCCCTGCCCGAGAACTCGCCGTTGCTCGAGTACGACGGCGTCGTCGTCACGCCACACCTCGGGGCCTCGACGGAGGCCGCTCAGGAGAACGTCGCGACCTCGACCGCCGAACAGGTAAATGCCGCACTCGAGAGCGAACCCGTTACGAACGCCCTGAACGCACCCTCGATCGACGAGAGCGCGTTCCCCCGGGTCGAACCGTACATCGAAATCGCCGAGACCGCAGGCAAGGTCGCCGCCCAGTTACTCGACGGCCGCATCGAAGCGGTCGAAATCACGTACGAAGGCGAGATTGCCGAGGAGGACGTCGAGTTCGTCACCGCCTCGGCACTGAAAGGCGTCTTCGAACCGCTCGAGTGGCAGGTAAACGCCGTCAACGCACCACAGATCGCCGACGATCGTGGTGTCGACGTCACCGAGTCCAAGACTCGCCAGGCCGAAGACTTCCAGAGTCTCATCTCGGTCGAGGTCAGCAACGGCGACGAACAGATCGCAGTCGACGGCACTCTCTTTGCGGGTGACGATCCACGAATCGTCCGGATCGACGACTACCGGGTCGACGCGATCCCCCACGGGAAGATGGTCGTCACCCGGAACGCGGACGCACCCGGCGTCATCGGTCTTATCGGCAGTGTGATGGGTGAACACGACGTCAACATCGCGGGGATGTTCAACGCTCGCGAGGCCCACGGTGGGGAGGCACTGACCGTCTACAACGTCGACAGCCAGGTCCCCGACGAAGCCAAAGCAGAACTCAACGCCGACGAGCGGATCATCGACGTCGACTACATTACGCTGAACGGACAGTAG
- a CDS encoding ABC transporter ATP-binding protein: MRSVHTDSPFDADSSSNGERDADQPLLAVDDLQTTFRTPDGVVRAVDGASLTVGDGEIVGLVGESGCGKSVTAQSIAGLQDPGEITDGTIQLDGIDVTAATDRELRRLRGTTVSMVFQNPTETLNPVFDVGDQIAESVKIHDQPDSQRLLDYLHVPPFSRRSEWRDYRDRAVDLMEQVGIASPEDRVDAYPHELSGGMCQRASIASALATDPSLLIADEPTTALDATTQAQLLDRFRQLNEERDTAILLITHDLGVVVELCDRVVVMYDGDVVETGPTERILESPRHPYTRSLLECLPQRVPRGARLPTIEGAVPESTEERTGCSFAPRCDHATDACRAGKIPTVEFGGDLGRATCGEPSALESTARTGHPSDPSAATAAGRDGPNEGVAGSSADRSGRQAERCGSDPPLVELEAVSKRYSLSEGTLERLLGTEESLRAVTDVDLTVQSGETVALVGESGCGKSTLANLVTGLETPTEGTIRFDGRTVGPAAERTHDDLAAVGVVFQDPRSSLNPRLTVEKAVAEPLHSHGWNRERREARVQELLEQVGVPDRHATSYPHELSGGQVQRVAVARAIALEPRLVVLDEPVSALDVSVQARILNLLADLQAELDLTYLCISHDLGVVEHVADRVAVMYLGELMEVGPVDHVFDQPSHPYTKALLEAIPSTDADGEPSGRPLPGTVPSPIDPPDGCVFRTRCPRAAPECANRDPDQQRLGPVRSKCHFPE; this comes from the coding sequence ATGCGTTCAGTTCACACAGATTCGCCTTTCGACGCTGACTCGTCCAGTAACGGGGAGAGAGACGCCGATCAGCCGTTGCTCGCAGTCGACGACCTACAGACAACGTTTCGAACGCCGGACGGTGTCGTCCGCGCGGTCGACGGTGCATCGCTGACGGTCGGTGACGGCGAAATCGTCGGTCTCGTCGGTGAAAGTGGCTGCGGGAAGTCGGTAACGGCCCAGTCGATCGCCGGCTTACAGGACCCGGGCGAGATCACCGACGGAACGATCCAGCTCGACGGGATCGACGTGACTGCCGCAACCGACAGAGAGCTTCGCAGGCTCCGCGGAACGACCGTTTCGATGGTGTTCCAGAACCCCACCGAGACGCTCAATCCCGTCTTCGACGTCGGCGATCAGATTGCCGAATCGGTCAAGATTCACGACCAGCCCGACTCACAGCGGCTCCTCGACTACCTCCACGTACCGCCGTTCAGTCGCCGGTCGGAGTGGCGTGATTACCGTGACCGGGCCGTCGACCTCATGGAACAGGTCGGAATCGCGAGCCCCGAAGACCGCGTCGACGCCTATCCGCACGAACTCTCCGGCGGAATGTGCCAGCGAGCCAGTATCGCCAGCGCACTCGCGACCGACCCATCGTTACTGATCGCCGACGAACCCACGACCGCACTCGACGCGACGACCCAGGCACAGTTGCTGGACCGGTTCCGGCAACTCAACGAAGAACGTGACACGGCAATCCTCCTGATCACGCACGACCTCGGCGTCGTCGTCGAACTCTGCGATCGCGTCGTCGTGATGTACGACGGCGACGTGGTCGAAACCGGCCCGACCGAGCGGATTCTCGAGTCCCCGCGTCATCCCTACACCAGATCGCTGCTCGAGTGTCTGCCCCAGCGCGTTCCCCGCGGCGCTCGCTTGCCGACGATCGAGGGAGCGGTCCCCGAGTCCACCGAGGAGCGGACCGGCTGTTCGTTCGCTCCGAGATGCGATCACGCGACCGACGCCTGTCGAGCCGGCAAGATTCCGACGGTCGAGTTCGGAGGCGATCTGGGTCGTGCGACCTGTGGGGAACCGAGCGCACTCGAGAGCACCGCACGGACGGGCCACCCATCGGACCCCTCGGCCGCGACGGCGGCCGGAAGGGACGGTCCGAACGAAGGTGTCGCCGGCTCGAGTGCGGATCGATCGGGGCGACAGGCCGAGAGGTGTGGTTCCGACCCGCCGCTCGTCGAACTCGAGGCCGTTTCGAAACGCTACTCGCTTTCGGAAGGGACACTCGAGCGACTGCTCGGAACCGAGGAGTCGCTCCGAGCGGTCACCGATGTCGATCTCACGGTCCAGTCGGGTGAGACGGTCGCGCTCGTCGGCGAAAGCGGCTGTGGCAAGTCGACACTTGCGAATCTCGTGACTGGGCTCGAGACGCCGACGGAGGGAACGATTCGGTTCGACGGGCGAACAGTCGGACCGGCGGCCGAACGCACCCACGACGACCTCGCCGCCGTCGGCGTCGTCTTCCAGGACCCACGCTCGAGTCTCAATCCACGGCTGACAGTCGAGAAAGCGGTCGCCGAACCGCTGCACAGCCACGGGTGGAACCGGGAGCGCAGAGAAGCACGCGTCCAGGAGCTACTCGAGCAGGTCGGCGTTCCGGACCGGCACGCGACGAGCTATCCACACGAACTTTCGGGTGGGCAAGTACAACGCGTCGCCGTCGCTCGAGCGATCGCACTCGAACCACGGCTCGTCGTCCTCGACGAACCCGTCTCCGCACTCGACGTGTCGGTACAGGCGCGCATTCTCAACCTCCTGGCCGACCTCCAGGCGGAACTCGATCTGACGTATCTCTGTATCTCCCACGACCTCGGCGTCGTCGAACACGTCGCGGACCGCGTCGCAGTCATGTACCTCGGTGAACTGATGGAAGTCGGTCCCGTCGATCACGTGTTCGACCAGCCGAGCCACCCCTACACGAAGGCGCTGCTCGAGGCGATTCCATCGACCGACGCCGACGGCGAGCCATCCGGTCGGCCGCTCCCCGGAACGGTTCCGAGCCCGATCGATCCACCGGATGGCTGTGTCTTCCGGACGCGGTGTCCGCGAGCAGCACCCGAGTGTGCGAACCGCGACCCCGACCAGCAGCGACTCGGGCCGGTTCGATCGAAGTGTCATTTTCCGGAGTGA